Proteins encoded within one genomic window of Humulus lupulus chromosome 1, drHumLupu1.1, whole genome shotgun sequence:
- the LOC133782260 gene encoding heavy metal-associated isoprenylated plant protein 27 produces MGFLDYVSDFCGWCRSYGDSKKLSKRKELQNVEIKVKMDCEGCERMVKRSVEGMKGVTQVEVDPKQSKLTVIGYVDPDKVLTRVRHRTGKKAEFWPYVPYDVVPHPYAPGAYDKKAPPGYVRNVLVEPEEAPLARASSTEVKYTTVFSDDNPNACVIM; encoded by the exons ATGGGATTTCTGGACTATGTTTCGGACTTCTGTGGCTGGTGTCGTAGTTACGGTGACAGTAAAAAGCTCAGTAAACGCAAAGAACTACAG AATGTGGAGATAAAAGTGAAAATGGACTGCGAAGGGTGCGAGAGAATGGTGAAGAGATCGGTGGAAGGCATGAAAGGAGTGACTCAAGTCGAGGTGGATCCGAAACAGAGCAAGCTGACGGTGATTGGTTACGTGGACCCTGATAAAGTCTTGACACGTGTCAGACATCGGACGGGTAAGAAGGCTGAGTTCTGGCCCTACGTTCCATACGACGTCGTTCCGCACCCGTACGCACCGGGTGCTTACGATAAGAAGGCTCCGCCTGGGTATGTCCGGAACGTGCTGGTGGAACCGGAGGAGGCTCCTCTCGCACGTGCCAGCTCCACTGAGGTTAAATATACCACTGTCTTTAGCGACGACAACCCTAATGCTTGTGTTATAATGTGA